ATTTGAGAAGGCTGGGTTAGTCGAGGAGGTCGTGCCGAAGGGATCATAGGCATATTGCACGGCGGGATTGCTGGTTTGATCCATTACGCTCAGCGTACTGCCGAGGCCATCATAGATGGAGAAGTAGGCGCCGTCTTGTCGCAGGCTACCGAGCACTTCATCGATGGTGAGGGTGCGCAGATAGGAGATGGGACCGCTGGGACGTACCTCCTGCGTGATGTCGAGGCCATCGTACAGATATTGGGTGGCCGAGCCGTTGATCTGCTTGACGACCCGACGCCCGAAGGCGTCGTAGACAAAGCTGGCAGTCGCGTCAGGGCCGGCAAGGCCAACCAACCGATTGCGCGCGTCCCACGTAAAGGTGGCGAGGCCATTCGGGTCCGTGATAGAGGTCAAGTTGCCATTCGCGTCGTAGGTCATGGTCTTGTCACCGAAGCTCTGCTGGCGGTTGGCGGGGTCGTAGGTGCCAGCGGTAATCGAGTCGGGCAGCAGCGTCCGGGCGAACAAGCCGCCGACGCCGATCCGGTTGCCGGCGGGGTCGTAGGTGTAGGTGAGGTCGCCGAGCAAGCCCGCCGCGTTGCGGTAGATGAGGGCGGTGAGCCGAGACGCAGCGTCGTACTGGTACTCGGTGCTGACGCCGTTGGGCAGCGTGAGATTCGTGCGCCGACCGAGGGTGTCGTAGTCGATCGACGCCGGGTTCAGCGGCGCCTGCGTGATGGTCCGCAGGCGCGAGGCGGCGTCATAGGTGTAGCTCACCGGGCTCAGGTCACCCACCTGCATCTGCGTCCGGCGGCCGAGGGCATCGTAGGCGTAGTGGATGGCGCCGAGATTCGTGATCTGGGTCGTGAGACGGTCCAGGGTGTCATACTCATGCAGGATCGTCCCGCCGATAGAGTCGCCGGCCTGGAGGAGGCGGCCGGCGGCGTCATAGGTGAAGCTGGTGCTGCTGCCGTCGGCGAAGGTGGACTTCGTGCGCCGGTTGAGCGCATCGTAGGTGAAGGTGCTGGCTTGGCCCTTGCGGTCGGTGGTGCTCGTTAGGTTCCCATTGCCGTCGTAGGTGAACGACTCAACGGCCCCAACAGCATCGGTCCGGGAGGCCAGGTGATCCATGTCGTCATAGGTGTGGGTGATGGTGTGGTTTTGTGCATCGGTGACGGTCAGGAGATTGCCGTTACCGTCGTAGGTGAAGCGGGTCAGGCCATTGACGGCATCGACAAGCTGCGTGAGCCGGTTCAGGGTATCGTAGCTGAGGCTGGTGGTCCGGCCGCGCGGATCGGTCTGGGTGAGCAGGCGGGAGACCAGGTCGTAGGTCCGCTGGGTGGTGTAGCCCAACGGGTCCGTGATGGTGGCGAGGTTGCCTACGAGGTCGTACTCAAAGCGGGTGACGTGCCCCAGCGGATCGGTGGTCGAGATGGGCTGGCCGAATTCGTTGTAGGCGATGCGGGTGCTGGCACCCGTGGGGTCGGTCAGGCTGGTCAGGTTGCCCAGCCCGTCATAGGCGAAGGTGGTGACGTTGCCCATCGGGTCGGTCAGGCGCGTGAGCCGACTGAAGGTCGGCTCGTACTCGAAGCTGCGCGTCTGGCCCGCCGGATCGGTGATCGAGCGTACATTGCCAGAGTCATCATAGGTCACGCGGGTGGTGCGCCCAACGGGGTCGGTCGTAGCGAGCAGCAGGTTGGTCCCCTCCTCTCGCTCCATTCTCGTGGTCTGGCCCACGGCATCGGTCTGCGACGTAAGGTAGCCGGCACCGTTGAAGCGATAGGTGGTGGGGCGCCCGAGCGGATCGATGACGACGGTGGCCCCGACGATCCCGGTGGAGGGCTGGGCGCTGCACGGCGGCACGGAGATGGGACCGCCGCCGGCCGCTTCTTGCAGGAGCTGGGCGCTTTCTGGGAGGCTGGCTTGATCCGCCGTGATGTAGTAGAACCGGAACGTGCCGCCATCGGCCTGCTGCTGCTCACAGACGCGGCTATTCACGTCGTAGGTGTTGCGCAGGAAGGTGATCCCTTTGGGATCGGTGATGGCGGTCATGCGGCTGCTGCCGTCGTAGGTGTAGCTGGTCACGCCCCCGTCTGGGTTGGTCGCGCTGATCAGTTGGCCGCCCGAATACTCGTAGGTCGCCGCGCGGCCAAGCGGGTCGGTGATCCTGGTGATCAGGTTCGGGAAACCCTCTCGCATCTGCAGCCTGAACTCGCGCCCGTCCGGGGCGATCACACGGGTTGCATCGCTCGCGAACTCACGCTTGATCGTGACCTTGTTCCCATTGTGATCGGCTTGCTCGACGAGAATGCCTGCTGAACTGAATGTGTAGAAGGCGCCGTTCTTAAGGTGCAGAATGGAGGAACCGTCAACATTAAACACCAGCTTCGCACCCAGGAACAACGGTTGGTCGCCGTTCGTAAAGGTGCCGTCGGGCTGACGGCTGAAGGCGATGCGGCTATTCCCGGGGAGGATGAGCGTAGCCGCGTCCACGGTGCGCCTGACGAGCCAGTTGTAGCCGAGATATGTGCCGGAGCCGAAAGGTCCCCGGACGGTGTCCATCGTGCGGTAGGTCCGCTCGATAACAATTGGAATTCTTGCAGGCAGTACCAGGTCGGTGTTGCGAAGCACGAACGCGCCAGTGGCAAGGTCGACCGGGTCGCCGCCTTGAGGGCTCTGGCCGATAATGTTAATCGGCGTTCCGTCGGGACTGGGACTGGAGAAGAGGCTCGCCCCGCAGCAGAACTTGGGGATTCCCACGCCGGAATCGGTGACGATCGTCTTGCCGTCGGCGCTCACCGTACCCGTCCCGGCGATTCTCCAGTCGTTGGGCGCTTCACCGGGATTGCGCGACTCGTCAAAGTACCAGAGTTCCGCCTTCTCCCCGGGGGCGAGGCCGAGGTCATTCGGGGCCGCGAAGGGAATCGGCCGACTGGGGGTGCCTCCGCCCTGCTTCCCGAAGTAGAACATGTAGACCGTCCGGGCGCGGACCTCGGGTGGCGGCGGCTTGATGGGCAGACGATCGATCGGCACCGTGCGGATCGAGACCTTGTCGTTGGGCTGTCCGTCCCAGCCGATAATCTGGGTGCCGGCCGGAATGCGCAGGGCGACGCCCGGCAATTCGGGGTCGCTGGCGATGGTCTCCTGGGTCGGGCTGATCTGGGTAAAGTTGAAATTCTTCTGCAGATGCAGGTGGGGGATGAATGGGAGCTGATTCACCACGCCCGACAGGATCGTTACGTTGGTCGGGATCGTAGGATAGTGCTTCGTGGAGGTGCTGGCCGTCTGACCGTCGATCAGTACGACCTGGTCGCCGACCGGCGGGTTCTGCATCAGGAAGTTGCCGCCCGCATCGGTGACGGCCTCGATGCTGCCCTGTGCCGTCTCGATCCGCAGCGTCACCCCCTGAATGGGCTGCTCGTCGGTATCGAGGACTCGTCCGGCGAGGGCGGTGATCCCGGCGCCCACCACCGCAAGCGAGGCAGAGGCCGAGCGCGTGACAGGCCGGCCATCGATGGAGGCGACGGCAACGATGGTCAACGGCACGATCCCCACTGGCGTCGTCGAGGCGGCGTTGACGCGCAGGGTGGCGGTCTGCCCGGTTGCGAGCAACGCCGGACTGAAGGAGGCTGTCGCGCCTTGGGGGAGACCTTCCAGGGAAGGGCTCGCGAGTCCAGTGAACTGATGCGCGCCGGTACTGGCCAGCCGAACCATGTAGGTTGTGGACGTCCCCTGGACGACGGCCCCCGATGGCGGGCTCACGGAGAGGGCGAAGTCCTGACTCAGCAGGACAACGAAATCGTCGCCACTGGTCGCGGCCCCTCCGGCGGTCTCGACGGTGATGCGCCCAGTAGCGGCGCCGATCGGCACTACTGTCCGGATGCTCGTCGACGTACTGCCGTCGATGCCGGCCCGCACCTCATTAAACGTCACCGAGCGGACGCTGCCAAGGTTCGTACCGGTGATCGTGACGCTGTCGCCCACTTCGCCTGAGGTGGGCGTGAACCCGGTGATCGTGGGCAGCACAGCGTTGACCGTCACCGTCACGCTCGCCGTGGCCGTCCCGCCGCGCCCGTCGCTGATGGTGTAGGTGAAGCTGTCCGTGCCGCTCCAGTTGGTGGGTGAGGTATAGGTGACCGTGACGCCGTTGAGGGTCACCGTCCCGCCCTGGCTCCCCTGCATGACCGCCGTAATCGTGAGCGAATCGCCATCAGGATCGCCGTCGTTGCCCAGCACGGCGATGCTGATCGAGGCGTTTGCGTCGGTGACGGCGGTATCATCCCCGGCTATGGGCGGTCGATTGGGCGACGGCGCTACAGTGACGGCCACGGTGTCCGGAAGGCTGTCCTCGAAGCCGTCGTTGACGATGAGCTGCGCGACATAGTCGCCAAGCAGGTCCGGCACGAACCTGGGCTGCACTGTCGTGGGATTGAGCAGGCGTGCCGCGCTGTCGGTCGGCGCAGTCGTGAAGGACCAGCGGTAGGTCAGCGGGTCGTCATCGATGTCGAAGGAGGCGGTGCCGTCAAGCTGGATGGTGTCGCCGATGGTCGCCTGCTGGTCGTGGCCGGCATCGGCCGTTGGGCGGGAGTTGGTGGTGTCGATCTGCACCGTAGCCGGTTTGCTGTCGAGGGCGCCGTCGTTGGCGATGAACTGGACGATGTAGCGACCCTGAAGATCCGCCACGAAGGATGGGTACGCTGTGGTTGCGTCGCTCAGGGTGGCCTGGCTGCCGGTTGGCGCGGAGACGAAGGTCCAGCCGTAGGTCAGCGGGTCGCCATCGACGTCTGAGGATAAAGAGCCGTCAAGCTGTACGAGGCTGCCAATGTGGACGGTCTGGTCGAGGCCGGCGTCGCCTACCGGGCGTGAGTTGGTTGTGCTGATCTGCACGGTGTCGGGCGAGCTATCGGTGTAGCCGTCGTTGACGAGGAGCTGGACAGCGTAGGTCCCCGGGCGATCGATGAGGATGGTGGGGCGCACCACTGTGGGATCGGACAGTGTCGCGGTGCTGCCTGTTGGGACCGAAACGAACGTCCAGTGGAAGGTCAGCGGGTCGCCGTCGAGATCTGAGGAGGCGGTGCCGTCAAGCTGGACAGTAGTAGCGACGGAGACGGTCTGGTCAAGGCCGGCGTTGGCGAGGGGTGGGTGATTGAGGATGGTGAACGCGATGCTCCCCGATCGGCCGCCGGGGTTGGTGACTGTGACGGTGGTGGGCCCCGGGTGTAGACCTGGGGGGACAAGGAAGACGGCCGAGTGGCCGGTCGCGGAGAGGACTGGGGCCGCGATACCGCCGACGGTGATCTGGACGTTGTGGGCGCCGAAGCCGTGGCCTTTGATGCGCGCCTGATCGCCGATGTAGGCCGCCCGAGGGGTGATTGTCTTGATCATGCCCTGAGCGGCCTGCAAGGGACTGAGCCAGGCGGCCGTACCAGCCAAAACAGCAGCCGGGAGAACGGCCGTGAGCAGCGCCGGCCTCCGCCGGACACCACTCGCGACAGCATGCACTGCCTTGCGAACATGTCGGACCGTCCGGCTCAGGAGCATGACCGATCCCTCCACAGGCTTTCGTATGCCACGAAGGCTGATGCGGCTACTGCGCAGGACTAGGCTCTATTCGAAGTGAAGACAATATCGCGGAGCTTTATACACGCTCACTCTCAGCAAGTCAAGGACACAATATTTGACACTGTTACAATACCGCTTAATCTATCTAACACAGTGTGACTATGTCAATACGCATTTTCGCGCATACACTATGACTCAATATAGCCACACGTGGTAAATCCTATGTGACGCGGTTCTATCGGGTGAAGATCTTACAAGGAGGGGAGTCGGAAGAGGCGGCGGGCGTTGTCGGTGGTGAGGCGACCGAGGTCTTCGAGAGGCATTTCCAGGATGCGGGCGACCTCCTGGGCCGTGTGGACGAGATACGCCGGCTCGTTCCGTTGTCCTCGAAAGGTTTGAGGCGGCAGGTAGGGACAATCGGTTTCCAAGAGCAGGCGGTCGGTCCTCGCCTTTCGCGCGATGTCGCGCAGCGCCTCGTTCTTGGGATAGGTCACCGGCCCGGCGATAGACAGGTAGTAGCCTCGCCGCCAGGCCTCTTCCGCCATTACCGGATCTCCGGAGAAGCAGTGCAGGAGGACGGCCTGTGCCGCCTCCTCCTCAAGGACGCACATCGTGTCGTGATGGGCGTCTCGGTCGTGGACGATCAGCGCCAGATCCAACTCCCTGGCCAGTCGGATCTGGCGGCGAAAGGCATCGAACTGGGCGGGGCGCGGGGCGCGGTTGCGGAAGAAGTCGAGACCCGCCTCGCCGATGGCCACCACCTTGGGCTGTTTGGCCATGGCGCGCAGGCTCTCGTCGACAGCATCATCGTAGCTTTCGGCATCGTGCGGATGAATGCCGACGGCGGCAAACACCTGTGGGTGATGTTGCGCGGCCTCCACCGCCCTCCGGTTGGCCGCCTGATGATAGCCGACGGTAATGATCAGGTCGATCCCGGCAGTTCCGGCCCGCGCCAACACCTCGGCCCGGTCGGCATCGAACTCATGCATCTGGATATGGGCGTGGGTGTCGACGAACATTCAGCGAATCTTTGCACCAGAGGTCACCGGGGTCTCGGATGTCAGCAGAACGATCCGGCCGGTGTCGTCTTCGGCCGCGAGCACCATCCCCTGGGACACGATCCCCATCAGGCTGGTCGGCTTCAGATTGGCCACCAGAATGATCCGCTTCCCGGTCCAGCTTTCAGGCGGATAGTGCGCCTTCAGGCCCGCAACGACGGTCCGCTCTTCCTCCCCAAGCCTCACCCGCAGCTTCACCAGCTTCTTGGATCCCTTGATCGCCTCTGCCTCGATCACCTCCGCGACGCGCAGGTCGACGCGACGGAACTCCTCGATCATGATCTGTTCAGGTGCGGTCTCGGAAACGATGGGCGACTCTTTCTCTGTATGAGGCTGCCTTGCGCCTGTCCCGGCAGGTTGTAAGCGGGGAGCGCTCGTCTGGATACGGGGAAAGAGGGCCTGCACCTCCTGGACTCGCCACTCTCGCGTCTGTATCCCTTCCGCCGGTGTGACGTCATTAAGCCGAATCGGCGTCATCGTGTCGGAGACCCCCAAGCCCTGAAGCATCCGCTCGGCCGTCTGGGGCAAGAACGGCCACAGAAGCAACGCAATCGTATGGAGGGTCTCCGCTGCCGTGGACAGGACCGCTTTCGTCCGTGCATCGTTCGGGTCGCGCTTCCAAGGTTCGTTGGTGACCAGGTATTTGTTCGTTGCTGAGATCAGGTTCCAGATCGCCGCTAACGCCTCGCTGAACGCGAAGCGCTCCATAGCGGCCATGACCTCCACCGCGGCGCCGCGTGCGGGTTCGACCAGATCTCCGGCACCGGACGCGTACGTGATAGCACCGGCATAATATCGCTGGATCAGCTTCAGAACGCGGCTGTAGAGGTTCCCCAGATCGTTGGCCAGGTCTGCGTTCAGCCGTGCCACCAGCGCATCCTCGCTGAAGGCGGCGTCCAGGCCGAAGGTCATCTCCCGCAGCACGAAGTAGCGAAAGGCATCGACGCCGTACTTGTCGGCCAGATCAAGCGGTCGGACCACCGTCCCTCGGCTCTTGGACATCTTGGCCTCTTCGATCTTCCAGTAGCCGTGGACATTCAGATGTCGGTACGGCGGGAGCCCCGCCGCCCGCAGCATCGTCGGCCAGTAGATGGCATGCGGCTTCAGGATATCCTTGGCGATCAGATGCTGGGCGGGCCAGAAACGGTGAAACGCCTCACCGTCCGGCCAACCCAGCGCGGAGATATAGTTGATCAGCGCATCGAACCAGACGTAGGTGACGTACCGGTCATCAAAGGGAAGCGGGATTCCCCATGTGAGGCGCGTCGCAGGTCTGGAGATACAGAGGTCCTCCAGCGGCTCCCTCAAGAACGATAAGACCTCGTTCCGAAAGCGCTCCGGCCGGATGAAGTCGGGATGGCGGTGAAT
Above is a genomic segment from Candidatus Methylomirabilota bacterium containing:
- a CDS encoding hydrolase TatD, which encodes MFVDTHAHIQMHEFDADRAEVLARAGTAGIDLIITVGYHQAANRRAVEAAQHHPQVFAAVGIHPHDAESYDDAVDESLRAMAKQPKVVAIGEAGLDFFRNRAPRPAQFDAFRRQIRLARELDLALIVHDRDAHHDTMCVLEEEAAQAVLLHCFSGDPVMAEEAWRRGYYLSIAGPVTYPKNEALRDIARKARTDRLLLETDCPYLPPQTFRGQRNEPAYLVHTAQEVARILEMPLEDLGRLTTDNARRLFRLPSL
- a CDS encoding methionine--tRNA ligase, which codes for MSDQTFYLTTPIYYVNATPHLGHAYTTILADAMARFQRLRLGPEQVYFLTGTDEHGDKIVQAAAQAGESPQAYTDRISGIFRETWTRLGLTPNQFIRTTSEPHKRAVQRFLQQIYGAGDIYFGEYGGHYCYGCERFYTEKELEAGKCPDHQTVPTFIKEQNYFFRMGKYQEWLIDHIHRHPDFIRPERFRNEVLSFLREPLEDLCISRPATRLTWGIPLPFDDRYVTYVWFDALINYISALGWPDGEAFHRFWPAQHLIAKDILKPHAIYWPTMLRAAGLPPYRHLNVHGYWKIEEAKMSKSRGTVVRPLDLADKYGVDAFRYFVLREMTFGLDAAFSEDALVARLNADLANDLGNLYSRVLKLIQRYYAGAITYASGAGDLVEPARGAAVEVMAAMERFAFSEALAAIWNLISATNKYLVTNEPWKRDPNDARTKAVLSTAAETLHTIALLLWPFLPQTAERMLQGLGVSDTMTPIRLNDVTPAEGIQTREWRVQEVQALFPRIQTSAPRLQPAGTGARQPHTEKESPIVSETAPEQIMIEEFRRVDLRVAEVIEAEAIKGSKKLVKLRVRLGEEERTVVAGLKAHYPPESWTGKRIILVANLKPTSLMGIVSQGMVLAAEDDTGRIVLLTSETPVTSGAKIR